A stretch of Bordetella genomosp. 13 DNA encodes these proteins:
- a CDS encoding ABC transporter substrate-binding protein, whose protein sequence is MPKHLSAFAAALAISLPMVAGAQVKVGVTLAATGPAASLGIPERNTAALLPKEAGGQKIEWIVLDDATDTTQAVRNTRKLVTEDKVDVVVGTSITPGSLAMVDVAAEAKVPMISVAASAKIVEPVDDKRRWVFKTPQNDALMAGALADAMVKAKVKTLGFIGFADAYGDGWLDVMQTAAKAKGINVTSVEKYSRTDTSVTGQVLKLVAAKPDAILIAGAGTPSALPQKELKARGYGGLIYQTHGAANNDVLRVCGKDCEGMLLPAGPLLVAAQLPDSNPVKQSALAYVQTYEKAHGPGSTNTFGGHMWDAGQLIVAAIPQALKSGAKPGTPEFRAALRDAIEGIKNLPASQGVFNMSPTDHAGFDERSRVMVKVEGGKWVYQPGL, encoded by the coding sequence ATGCCCAAGCATTTGTCCGCGTTCGCCGCCGCGTTGGCGATCAGCCTGCCCATGGTGGCCGGCGCCCAGGTCAAGGTGGGCGTCACGCTTGCCGCCACCGGCCCCGCCGCCTCGCTGGGCATTCCCGAACGCAATACGGCCGCGCTGCTGCCCAAGGAGGCGGGCGGCCAGAAGATCGAGTGGATCGTCCTGGACGACGCCACCGACACCACGCAGGCCGTGCGCAACACCCGCAAACTGGTCACCGAGGACAAAGTCGACGTCGTGGTCGGCACGTCCATCACCCCGGGCTCGCTGGCCATGGTCGACGTGGCCGCCGAAGCCAAGGTGCCCATGATCAGCGTGGCGGCCAGCGCCAAGATCGTCGAGCCGGTCGACGACAAGCGCCGCTGGGTGTTCAAGACTCCGCAGAACGACGCCCTGATGGCCGGTGCGCTGGCCGATGCCATGGTCAAGGCCAAGGTCAAGACGCTGGGCTTCATCGGCTTCGCCGACGCCTACGGCGACGGCTGGCTCGACGTGATGCAAACCGCCGCCAAGGCCAAGGGCATCAACGTCACCTCCGTCGAGAAGTACAGCCGCACCGATACCAGCGTCACCGGCCAGGTGCTCAAGCTGGTCGCGGCCAAGCCCGACGCCATCCTCATCGCCGGCGCCGGCACGCCCTCGGCCCTGCCGCAAAAGGAACTGAAGGCGCGCGGCTACGGCGGCCTCATCTACCAGACGCACGGCGCCGCCAACAACGACGTGCTGCGCGTGTGCGGCAAGGATTGCGAAGGCATGCTGCTGCCTGCCGGCCCGCTGCTGGTCGCCGCGCAGCTGCCCGACAGCAACCCCGTCAAGCAGTCGGCCCTGGCCTACGTGCAAACCTACGAGAAGGCTCACGGCCCCGGCTCCACCAACACCTTCGGCGGCCATATGTGGGATGCCGGCCAACTCATCGTGGCCGCCATTCCGCAAGCCCTGAAGTCGGGCGCCAAGCCCGGCACGCCCGAGTTCCGCGCCGCGCTGCGCGATGCCATCGAAGGCATCAAGAACTTGCCCGCGTCGCAGGGCGTGTTCAACATGAGCCCCACCGACCACGCCGGCTTCGACGAGCGCTCGCGCGTCATGGTCAAGGTCGAAGGCGGCAAGTGGGTGTACCAGCCCGGCCTGTAA
- a CDS encoding branched-chain amino acid ABC transporter ATP-binding protein/permease: MNRILTIVFVVVLAALPLSSFTPEFWITQLNYIGLASLVALGLVLLTGVGGLTSFGQAAFVGVGAYTTALLTTRYGVSPWAALIVGLVLTALVAYLLGQITLRLSGHFLPLGTIAWGLSLYFLFGNLDFLGKHDGIAGIAPLDVFGISLASGRNMYFLIWVCVLLALWGTRNLLDSRPGRAIRALKSGAGMAESMGVHTAQYKIIIFVWAALLACLSGWLYAHMQRAVSPSPFGLNYGIEYLFMAVVGGAGYVWGALLGSALILVLKDQLQNLLPALFGSNANFELIVFGVLMILVLQYASNGLWPILAGWWERITGAAGSRRSRPAPPEAAALPHRDRPQPGATVLEVDGIRKEFGGLVAVNDISFKVRAGEIVGLIGPNGAGKSTTFNLISGVLPATRGQVRFVGERIDGQSARSIARRGVGRTFQHVQLLPHMSVLENVALGAHLRSNVGVVAGAVHGDRAREAQLLHEAARQLQRVGLGDYLYEQAGNLALGQQRILEIARALACDPVLLLLDEPAAGLRYKEKQELAKVLEQLRAEGMSILLVEHDMDFVMRLTNHLVVMDFGTKLAEGVPAEVQKNPAVLEAYLGGIDDDLPESVQGAPATAGGAQ; encoded by the coding sequence ATGAACCGCATCCTTACCATCGTCTTCGTCGTCGTGCTGGCGGCGCTGCCACTGTCGTCCTTCACCCCGGAGTTCTGGATCACCCAGCTCAACTACATAGGGTTGGCCAGCCTGGTGGCCTTGGGGCTGGTGCTGCTTACCGGCGTGGGCGGCCTCACTTCCTTCGGCCAGGCGGCATTCGTGGGCGTGGGCGCCTACACCACCGCGCTGCTCACCACGCGCTACGGCGTGTCGCCCTGGGCGGCGCTGATCGTCGGCCTGGTGCTGACGGCGCTGGTGGCTTACCTGCTGGGGCAGATCACGCTGCGCCTGTCGGGCCACTTCCTCCCGCTGGGCACCATCGCCTGGGGACTGTCGCTGTACTTCCTGTTCGGCAACCTCGATTTCCTGGGCAAGCACGACGGCATCGCCGGCATCGCGCCGCTGGACGTGTTCGGCATTTCGCTGGCCAGCGGCCGCAACATGTATTTCCTGATCTGGGTCTGCGTGCTGCTGGCGCTTTGGGGCACTCGCAATCTGCTCGACTCGCGTCCGGGCCGGGCCATCCGCGCGCTGAAAAGCGGTGCGGGCATGGCCGAGTCCATGGGCGTGCACACCGCGCAGTACAAGATCATCATCTTCGTGTGGGCCGCGCTGCTGGCGTGCTTGTCGGGCTGGCTCTATGCCCACATGCAGCGCGCGGTCAGCCCCAGCCCGTTCGGCTTGAACTACGGCATCGAATACCTGTTCATGGCCGTCGTCGGCGGCGCCGGCTATGTGTGGGGCGCGCTGCTGGGCTCGGCCTTGATCCTGGTGCTGAAGGACCAGCTGCAGAACCTGCTGCCGGCGCTGTTCGGCAGCAACGCCAACTTCGAACTGATCGTGTTCGGCGTGCTGATGATCCTGGTGCTGCAGTACGCCAGCAACGGCCTGTGGCCCATCCTGGCCGGGTGGTGGGAGCGCATCACCGGCGCCGCCGGCTCGCGCCGCAGCCGGCCTGCCCCGCCCGAGGCGGCCGCGCTGCCCCATCGCGACCGCCCGCAGCCCGGCGCCACGGTGCTCGAGGTCGACGGCATCCGCAAAGAGTTCGGCGGCCTGGTGGCGGTCAACGACATCTCGTTCAAGGTGCGCGCCGGCGAGATCGTCGGCCTCATCGGCCCCAACGGCGCCGGCAAGAGCACCACGTTCAACCTGATCAGCGGCGTGCTGCCCGCCACGCGCGGTCAGGTGCGCTTCGTGGGCGAGCGGATCGACGGCCAGTCGGCGCGCAGCATCGCGCGGCGCGGCGTGGGCCGCACTTTCCAGCACGTGCAGCTGCTGCCGCACATGTCGGTGCTCGAGAACGTCGCGCTGGGCGCGCACCTGCGCTCGAACGTCGGCGTGGTGGCGGGCGCCGTGCACGGCGACCGTGCCCGCGAGGCCCAGCTGCTGCACGAGGCCGCACGCCAGCTGCAGCGCGTGGGCCTGGGCGATTATCTGTATGAACAGGCCGGCAACCTGGCCCTGGGCCAGCAGCGCATCCTCGAGATCGCGCGGGCCCTGGCCTGCGATCCGGTGCTGCTGCTGCTGGACGAGCCCGCGGCTGGGCTGCGCTACAAGGAAAAGCAGGAACTGGCCAAGGTGCTCGAGCAACTGCGTGCCGAAGGCATGAGCATCCTGCTGGTGGAACACGATATGGATTTCGTCATGCGCCTGACCAATCACCTGGTGGTGATGGATTTCGGCACCAAGCTGGCCGAAGGCGTGCCGGCCGAGGTGCAGAAGAACCCCGCCGTGCTCGAGGCCTACCTGGGCGGCATCGACGACGACCTGCCCGAGTCGGTGCAGGGCGCGCCGGCCACTGCCGGGGGGGCGCAATGA
- a CDS encoding septation protein A, translating to MKKFLFDLFPLILFFVAYRYADIYAATAVAMAASVAQIAWLRLTGKRIEATHWINLTVIVVFGGATLWLHSDVFIKWKPTVLYWIFGAALLGARLLMGRNLMRQLMGKQIDLPDPAWDKLNLSWALFFLACGAANLFVAFSGRFSEDQWVTFKVFGLLGMMIVFVIGQSIWLGRHMRPTEPATTEDTKD from the coding sequence ATGAAAAAATTCCTCTTCGATCTCTTCCCTCTCATCCTGTTCTTCGTGGCGTATCGCTACGCCGACATCTATGCGGCAACGGCGGTGGCCATGGCCGCGTCGGTGGCGCAGATCGCCTGGCTGCGCCTGACGGGCAAGCGCATCGAGGCCACGCACTGGATCAACCTGACCGTCATCGTCGTGTTCGGCGGGGCCACGCTGTGGCTGCACAGCGATGTGTTCATCAAGTGGAAGCCCACCGTGCTGTACTGGATATTCGGCGCGGCGCTGCTGGGCGCGCGGCTGCTGATGGGCCGCAACCTGATGCGCCAGCTGATGGGCAAGCAGATCGACCTGCCGGATCCGGCCTGGGACAAGCTCAACCTCAGCTGGGCGCTGTTCTTCCTGGCCTGTGGCGCCGCGAATCTGTTCGTCGCGTTTTCGGGCCGCTTCAGCGAAGACCAGTGGGTCACGTTCAAGGTGTTCGGACTGCTGGGCATGATGATCGTCTTCGTCATCGGACAGTCGATATGGCTGGGCCGGCACATGCGTCCGACGGAACCCGCGACCACCGAAGACACCAAGGACTGA
- a CDS encoding branched-chain amino acid ABC transporter permease, which produces MDSTIALILLQDGIVNGAIYALLGMALVLVFAVTRVIFIPQGEFVAFGALTLAMLVDGRVPGTVYLLPLLGGVVTLLELVRAARTGSWAGLPKVLLGCVVLPLALLALTSAYAAPDTSLWLNMLLTLALVIPMGPMVYRIVYQPLAEASVLVLLITSVAVHFALMGLALVFFGAEGWRTPAFVSGQVDLGFGTWSAQSLFVVATCALLIVALWLFFGKTLYGRALRATAVNRRGARLVGISTSMSGSLTFTLAVAIGAMSGMLIAPITTVYYDTGFLIGLKGFVGAIIGGLASYPVAAAGSLLVGVLESFSSFWASAYKEVIVFTLIIPVLVWRSFGSHHVDDEE; this is translated from the coding sequence ATGGATTCCACAATTGCGTTGATCCTGCTGCAGGACGGCATCGTCAACGGCGCGATCTATGCCCTGCTGGGCATGGCGCTGGTGCTGGTGTTCGCCGTCACGCGCGTCATCTTCATTCCGCAGGGCGAGTTCGTCGCGTTCGGCGCGCTGACGCTGGCCATGCTGGTCGACGGCCGCGTGCCGGGCACCGTGTACCTGCTGCCGCTGCTCGGGGGCGTCGTCACGCTGCTCGAACTGGTGCGCGCCGCGCGCACCGGCAGCTGGGCCGGGCTGCCCAAGGTCCTGCTGGGCTGCGTGGTGCTGCCGCTGGCGCTGCTGGCGCTCACGTCCGCCTACGCCGCGCCCGACACCTCGCTGTGGCTCAACATGCTGCTGACGCTGGCGCTGGTCATTCCCATGGGTCCGATGGTGTATCGCATCGTCTACCAGCCCCTGGCCGAGGCCAGCGTGCTGGTGCTGTTGATCACGTCCGTGGCGGTGCACTTCGCGCTGATGGGCCTGGCGCTGGTGTTCTTCGGTGCCGAGGGCTGGCGCACGCCCGCCTTCGTCAGCGGCCAGGTCGACCTGGGCTTCGGCACCTGGTCCGCGCAAAGTCTTTTCGTTGTGGCCACGTGCGCGCTGCTCATCGTGGCGCTGTGGCTGTTCTTCGGCAAGACGCTGTACGGCCGCGCGCTGCGCGCCACGGCCGTCAATCGCCGCGGGGCGCGGCTGGTGGGCATCAGCACTTCGATGTCGGGCAGCCTCACCTTCACGCTGGCGGTGGCCATCGGCGCCATGTCCGGCATGCTGATCGCGCCCATCACCACGGTGTACTACGACACCGGCTTCCTGATCGGCCTGAAGGGCTTCGTGGGCGCCATCATCGGCGGCCTGGCAAGCTATCCCGTGGCCGCGGCGGGCTCGCTGCTGGTGGGCGTGCTCGAGTCCTTCTCCTCATTCTGGGCCAGCGCCTACAAAGAGGTCATCGTCTTCACGCTGATCATCCCGGTGCTGGTGTGGCGCTCGTTCGGCAGCCACCACGTGGACGACGAGGAGTAA
- a CDS encoding ABC transporter ATP-binding protein, with the protein MQGGPILEVRDLSARYGKVGALTGAVLTVPAGSIVTVIGANGAGKSTMLNAVMGALPQTGHASGQVRYAGTDVSGWKVERRVSAGMSLVPERRELFGSMSVEDNLLLGGFRRYRARESGWRDTLDEVFELFPRLRERRAQQAGTLSGGERQMLAVGRALMAKPKLLMLDEPSLGLAPRIVREIFHIIARLRETGVAILLVEQNARAALQVADYGYVLETGEIVLHGPAKDLAGNPRVIESYLGLGKKE; encoded by the coding sequence ATGCAGGGCGGCCCCATTCTCGAGGTGCGCGATCTTTCCGCCCGCTACGGCAAGGTGGGCGCGCTGACGGGCGCGGTGCTGACGGTGCCCGCCGGCAGCATTGTCACCGTGATCGGCGCCAACGGCGCCGGCAAGTCCACCATGCTGAACGCCGTGATGGGTGCGCTGCCGCAGACCGGCCATGCTTCAGGCCAGGTGCGGTATGCGGGAACCGACGTGTCGGGCTGGAAGGTCGAACGCCGCGTGTCGGCCGGCATGTCGCTGGTCCCCGAGCGCCGCGAGCTGTTCGGCAGCATGTCGGTGGAAGACAACCTGCTGCTGGGCGGCTTTCGCCGCTATCGCGCGCGTGAAAGCGGCTGGCGCGACACGCTGGACGAGGTCTTCGAACTGTTCCCGCGCCTGCGCGAGCGCCGCGCCCAGCAGGCCGGCACGCTGTCCGGCGGCGAACGCCAGATGCTGGCGGTGGGCCGTGCGCTCATGGCCAAACCCAAGCTGCTGATGCTGGACGAGCCCAGCCTCGGCCTGGCGCCGCGCATCGTGCGCGAGATCTTCCACATCATCGCTCGCCTGCGCGAGACCGGCGTGGCCATCCTGCTGGTCGAGCAGAACGCGCGCGCGGCGCTGCAGGTGGCCGACTACGGCTACGTGCTCGAGACCGGCGAGATCGTGCTGCACGGGCCGGCCAAGGACCTGGCCGGCAATCCGCGCGTCATCGAAAGCTATCTGGGGTTGGGGAAGAAGGAATAG
- a CDS encoding ABC transporter substrate-binding protein, whose amino-acid sequence MRVTRTLRLLLAALPLFAAGAPALAASSTPAAQCEVQRPVRFSGLNWESNLVLAGIERFILEHGYGCKTTLESGETLAMLAALQRGDVDVTPEVWPGQIEGAWKKALDSGKVIGVGHVYDAGEAWYIPRYTAERHPELKRAADLARFKETFTDPEDPSKGRIYGCPAGWACGTLNDNLLRALKLEDTYTMFAPGSGAAQKAAIVSAYKRKRDIVFYYWTPTALVGSLDLVKLELPPFDQKAYTCITDPKCAQPVATEFKPNPVITGLNADFARQAPALQKFFAALKISSPAIDGTLGWLEKEGAEPEEAAKYFLQTYGDEWKKWVPADVAQRVEQAL is encoded by the coding sequence ATGCGCGTGACGCGTACCCTCCGATTGCTGCTGGCCGCCCTGCCCCTGTTCGCGGCCGGCGCGCCGGCCCTGGCCGCCTCGTCCACGCCCGCGGCGCAATGCGAAGTGCAGCGGCCGGTGCGCTTTTCCGGCCTGAACTGGGAATCCAACCTGGTGCTCGCCGGCATCGAGCGCTTCATCTTGGAACATGGCTACGGCTGCAAGACCACGCTGGAATCCGGCGAGACGCTGGCTATGCTGGCCGCGCTGCAGCGTGGCGACGTGGACGTCACCCCCGAAGTGTGGCCGGGCCAGATCGAAGGCGCCTGGAAGAAGGCGCTGGATTCGGGCAAGGTGATCGGCGTGGGCCACGTCTACGATGCCGGCGAGGCTTGGTACATCCCGCGCTACACGGCCGAGCGCCATCCCGAGCTGAAGCGCGCCGCCGACCTGGCGCGCTTCAAGGAGACCTTCACCGACCCCGAAGATCCTTCCAAGGGCCGCATCTATGGCTGCCCCGCCGGCTGGGCCTGCGGCACGCTGAACGACAACCTGCTGCGCGCCCTGAAGCTGGAAGACACCTACACCATGTTCGCGCCGGGCTCGGGTGCGGCACAAAAAGCGGCCATCGTGTCGGCCTACAAGCGCAAGCGCGACATCGTCTTCTACTACTGGACGCCTACCGCGCTGGTGGGCTCGCTGGACCTGGTGAAGCTCGAGCTGCCGCCCTTCGACCAGAAAGCCTATACCTGCATCACCGATCCCAAGTGCGCGCAGCCGGTGGCCACGGAATTCAAGCCGAATCCCGTCATCACGGGCCTGAACGCCGACTTCGCCAGGCAGGCGCCGGCGCTGCAGAAGTTCTTCGCCGCGCTAAAGATTTCCAGCCCGGCCATCGACGGCACGCTGGGCTGGCTGGAAAAGGAAGGCGCCGAACCGGAAGAAGCCGCCAAGTACTTTTTGCAGACGTATGGCGACGAGTGGAAGAAATGGGTGCCGGCGGACGTGGCGCAGCGCGTGGAGCAGGCGCTGTAA
- a CDS encoding sigma-70 family RNA polymerase sigma factor gives MPSLDRAQQDALRDLYREHHAWLLNWLRRKLGCAFDAADFAHDTFFRLLGRDDLGHLQTPRAYLTTVATRLIVDRARRRKIEAACLESWSVLYGDASEPSPETLVQAVQALDSLAALLCSLPEKPRTAFLLHRLDGLTYPEIGARLGVSASMVKQYVAGALVHCYAAAFGSSEPGQP, from the coding sequence ATGCCCTCACTCGACCGCGCGCAACAGGACGCCCTGCGCGACCTATACCGCGAACATCACGCCTGGCTGCTGAATTGGCTGCGGCGCAAGCTGGGCTGCGCGTTCGATGCCGCGGACTTTGCCCACGACACTTTCTTTCGCCTGCTCGGCCGGGATGACCTGGGCCACTTGCAGACGCCGCGCGCCTATCTCACCACCGTCGCAACGCGGCTGATCGTCGATCGTGCCCGCCGCCGCAAGATCGAAGCCGCCTGCCTGGAAAGCTGGAGCGTGCTCTATGGAGACGCCAGCGAACCTTCACCGGAGACGCTCGTCCAGGCCGTGCAGGCGCTGGACAGTCTGGCTGCCCTGTTGTGTAGCCTGCCGGAAAAACCCCGCACGGCCTTTTTGCTGCACCGGCTCGACGGCTTGACCTATCCCGAGATCGGCGCCCGGCTCGGCGTGTCGGCCAGCATGGTCAAACAGTACGTCGCGGGCGCGCTGGTGCATTGCTACGCCGCCGCCTTCGGGTCATCGGAACCAGGCCAGCCATGA
- a CDS encoding BolA family protein: MTDDTDRIALIRARLAALQPIELDIRDDSHLHAGHAGAQGGAGHYHVRIVAACFEGLRPVARHRLVYDHLRDLLPHPIHALAIDAQPSSSKIHKGQS, encoded by the coding sequence ATGACCGACGACACCGACCGCATCGCCCTCATCCGCGCCCGCCTGGCCGCGCTGCAACCCATCGAACTCGACATCCGCGACGACTCCCACCTGCATGCCGGACACGCCGGCGCGCAGGGCGGCGCGGGGCATTATCACGTGCGCATCGTGGCCGCCTGCTTCGAGGGTTTGCGCCCCGTGGCGCGACATAGGCTGGTGTATGATCACCTGCGAGATCTCCTCCCCCATCCCATCCATGCGCTTGCGATAGACGCACAGCCTTCTTCATCAAAAATCCACAAAGGACAATCATGA
- the msrB gene encoding peptide-methionine (R)-S-oxide reductase MsrB, which produces MDKVRKTDAEWRAILTPQEYAVVREKGTERAFTGRYWDTFQHGIYRCVACGTPLFASDTKFDAGCGWPSYFEPLAPDRVREERDTSHGMVRTEVLCNICDAHLGHVFPDGPEPTGLRYCINSLSLKFEPEAE; this is translated from the coding sequence ATGGACAAAGTACGCAAGACCGACGCCGAATGGCGCGCCATCCTCACGCCGCAGGAATACGCGGTCGTCCGCGAGAAAGGCACCGAGCGCGCCTTCACGGGCCGCTACTGGGACACCTTCCAGCATGGCATCTACCGCTGCGTGGCTTGCGGCACGCCGTTGTTCGCATCCGACACCAAGTTCGACGCGGGCTGCGGCTGGCCCAGCTACTTCGAGCCGCTGGCGCCCGATCGCGTGCGCGAAGAGCGCGACACCAGCCACGGCATGGTCCGCACCGAAGTGCTGTGCAACATCTGCGACGCGCACCTGGGCCACGTCTTCCCCGACGGCCCCGAACCCACCGGCCTGCGCTACTGCATCAACTCGCTGTCCCTGAAGTTCGAACCCGAAGCGGAATGA
- a CDS encoding branched-chain amino acid ABC transporter permease: protein MNRQLLVYVLAAVIVAALPFMGVYPIFVMKVLCYALFACAFNLLLGYTGLLSFGHAAFLGSAAYAAGHALKVWGLPTELGLLFGVAVAALLGLVMGLIAIRRSGIYFAMITLALAQMVFFFFLQARFTGGEDGLQGIPRGTLLGVIDLSRDLNLYYLVMGVFAIGYFIIWRAVHSPFGQVLKALRENEPRTLSLGYDVDRFKLLAFVLSAALAGLAGATKSLVFVSATLSDATWQMSGLVILMTLIGGLGTLIGPVIGAIVVVMLENKVGDFGRSLAQLTGIEWFNQLGESVTIVIGLIFVVCVMAFRRGIVGEIAALQQRRRAAAATTTTAKA from the coding sequence ATGAACCGTCAACTGCTGGTTTACGTGCTGGCGGCCGTCATCGTGGCGGCGCTGCCGTTCATGGGCGTCTATCCGATCTTCGTCATGAAGGTGCTGTGCTATGCGCTGTTCGCCTGCGCCTTCAACCTGCTGCTGGGCTACACGGGGCTGCTGTCCTTCGGCCATGCGGCCTTCCTGGGCAGTGCCGCCTACGCGGCCGGCCACGCGTTGAAGGTGTGGGGGCTGCCCACCGAACTGGGCCTGCTGTTCGGCGTGGCGGTGGCCGCGCTGCTGGGCCTGGTGATGGGCCTCATCGCCATCCGCCGCAGCGGCATCTATTTCGCGATGATCACGCTGGCCCTGGCGCAGATGGTGTTCTTCTTTTTCCTGCAGGCCCGCTTCACGGGCGGCGAGGATGGCCTGCAAGGCATTCCGCGCGGCACGCTGCTGGGGGTGATAGACCTGTCGCGCGACCTGAATCTGTATTACCTGGTGATGGGCGTGTTCGCCATCGGCTATTTCATCATCTGGCGCGCGGTGCACTCGCCGTTCGGCCAGGTGCTGAAGGCGCTGCGCGAGAACGAGCCGCGCACGCTGTCGCTGGGTTACGACGTCGACCGCTTCAAGCTGTTGGCCTTCGTGCTGTCGGCCGCGCTGGCCGGGCTGGCCGGCGCGACGAAGTCGCTGGTGTTCGTGTCGGCCACGCTGTCGGACGCCACCTGGCAGATGTCCGGCCTGGTGATCCTGATGACGCTGATCGGCGGCCTGGGCACGCTCATCGGCCCCGTGATCGGCGCCATCGTCGTGGTGATGCTCGAGAACAAGGTAGGCGACTTCGGCCGATCGCTGGCACAGCTTACCGGCATCGAGTGGTTCAACCAGCTGGGCGAATCGGTCACCATCGTCATCGGCCTCATCTTCGTGGTGTGCGTCATGGCGTTCCGTCGCGGCATCGTCGGCGAGATCGCGGCATTGCAACAGCGGCGCCGCGCTGCGGCCGCCACCACGACGACGGCCAAGGCCTGA
- a CDS encoding peptidylprolyl isomerase, protein MKRLIMLAAACAVAAPAFAQNVATVNGKPITQKSLDEFVKLLGTQGATDSPQLREQVKQEMINRQVFVQAAEKQGIAKQPAVQTEIELARQGILVRALMADYLEKHPVTDAQVQAQYDKLKQEQSGKSEYKVRHILVKDEKNANDILAQVKSDKSKFEDLAKKNSQDPGSAERGGDLGWAPPTNYVPPFADAVSKLKKGELADKPVQTQFGWHVIQVEDTRPVQFPPLDQVRPQIEEMMRQQTLSAFQKDLRDKAKIQ, encoded by the coding sequence ATGAAACGCCTCATCATGCTGGCTGCCGCATGCGCCGTTGCCGCGCCTGCCTTCGCGCAGAACGTGGCTACCGTGAACGGCAAGCCCATCACGCAGAAGAGCCTGGACGAGTTCGTCAAGCTGCTGGGCACGCAAGGCGCCACCGACTCGCCGCAGCTGCGCGAGCAGGTCAAGCAGGAGATGATCAATCGCCAGGTGTTCGTGCAGGCCGCCGAGAAGCAAGGCATCGCCAAGCAGCCCGCCGTGCAGACCGAGATCGAGCTGGCCCGCCAGGGCATCCTGGTGCGCGCGCTGATGGCCGACTACCTCGAAAAGCACCCCGTCACCGACGCCCAGGTGCAGGCCCAGTACGACAAGCTCAAGCAAGAGCAGTCCGGCAAGTCCGAATACAAGGTCCGCCACATCCTGGTGAAGGACGAGAAGAACGCCAACGACATCCTGGCCCAGGTGAAATCGGACAAGAGCAAGTTCGAAGACCTGGCCAAGAAGAACTCGCAAGACCCCGGCAGCGCCGAGCGCGGCGGCGACCTGGGCTGGGCGCCTCCCACCAACTACGTGCCGCCGTTCGCCGACGCCGTGTCCAAGCTGAAGAAGGGCGAACTGGCCGACAAGCCGGTGCAGACCCAATTCGGCTGGCACGTCATCCAGGTCGAGGACACCCGTCCGGTGCAGTTCCCGCCTCTGGACCAGGTGCGTCCGCAGATCGAGGAAATGATGCGCCAGCAGACGCTCAGCGCCTTCCAGAAGGATCTGCGCGACAAGGCCAAGATCCAATAA
- a CDS encoding branched-chain amino acid ABC transporter permease has translation MISVFGIPIQALLGQLLLGLVNGSFYAMLSLGLAVIFGLLNVINFAHGALYMLGAFVAWMGLSYLGLNYWVMLVLAPIVVGLFGIVIERLLLRHLYKLDHLYGLLLTFGLTLLIEGMFRSFFGVSGQPYPTPEALRGATNLGFMVLPNYRAWVVVASITVCLATWFVIERTRLGALLRAGTENPRLVEAFGVNVPRMVMLTYGFGVALAGFAGVLAAPVLQVSPLMGSNLIIVVFAVVVIGGMGSIMGAIVTGLGLGVIEGLTKVFWPEASSTVVFIIMAIVLLLRPAGLFGREK, from the coding sequence ATGATTTCAGTATTCGGCATCCCCATACAGGCATTGCTGGGACAGCTGCTGCTGGGCCTGGTGAACGGCTCGTTCTACGCCATGCTGTCCCTGGGCCTGGCGGTGATCTTCGGCCTGCTCAACGTCATCAATTTCGCGCACGGCGCGCTTTACATGCTGGGCGCCTTCGTCGCCTGGATGGGCCTGTCGTACCTCGGCCTGAACTATTGGGTCATGCTGGTGCTGGCGCCCATCGTCGTGGGCCTGTTCGGCATCGTCATCGAACGCCTGCTGCTGCGCCACCTGTACAAGCTCGACCACCTGTACGGGCTGCTGCTCACCTTCGGCCTCACCCTGCTGATCGAAGGCATGTTCCGCAGTTTCTTTGGCGTGTCGGGCCAGCCCTATCCCACGCCCGAGGCGCTGCGCGGCGCCACCAACCTGGGCTTCATGGTGCTGCCCAACTATCGGGCCTGGGTGGTCGTGGCCTCCATCACCGTGTGCCTGGCCACCTGGTTCGTCATCGAACGCACCCGGCTGGGCGCGCTGCTGCGCGCCGGCACCGAGAACCCGCGGCTGGTCGAGGCCTTCGGCGTGAACGTTCCCCGCATGGTCATGCTGACCTACGGCTTCGGCGTGGCGCTGGCGGGGTTCGCCGGCGTGCTGGCCGCGCCCGTGCTGCAGGTCTCGCCGCTGATGGGTTCGAACCTGATCATCGTGGTGTTCGCGGTGGTCGTCATCGGCGGCATGGGCTCGATCATGGGCGCCATCGTCACCGGCCTGGGCTTGGGCGTCATCGAAGGCCTGACCAAGGTGTTCTGGCCCGAAGCCTCCAGCACCGTCGTCTTCATCATCATGGCCATCGTGCTGCTGCTGCGCCCCGCCGGGCTGTTCGGAAGAGAGAAATGA